TAACACACCTCTTGAATGAAAAAGTGAATGGAAATTTATGTTAATATATGAAAAAATTCGTGAAATTTCGTAGTAAGAAAATTCAAATGTGAGACCCTTCACTAAAACTGCTGTaaattcttcatacgaactcataTTTTGATGGTTGACCACACCTTTATGATCATAATAGAATTTCTTATCTTTCTGCATGAGAAGATTTATGTTTTGATCTCGCCTAGGAAGTGAAAGTAGCCCGATAGTAAAAACTCAAgaggaattctgtcagttttcagccatgacctattTTTCTCTTTAGGATGTACCTTTTAACTCGTCCATCCGATTGATAtgattttttagtatgttatactaGATAACCATACAAAACTTTGGGAATACAGCTCATACATAAGTTCTTTACCAACTGATCCCAGCTGTCCGACTAGGTTGAGGAGATATGATTGGTCGGCCATTGGGAGCTTGTAAGGTAAGCTTCGAGCGTTCTGATTGGTTGGAATAGAAAAGGGTCGACATGTGAGCTTagtgagacctgattggtcggtcaTAGGTGGCGCAAGGCTTGTCAGATTGGTCAGCCATTGGGAGCTTGTCAGTTAAGTtttaagcgacctgattggtcagaaTGAAAGAGGGGCGGCAGGTAGTCACCATGAGACCTGATTGATCGATTAAGAATAGGGATGACAGGTAGCTATtgtgagacctgattggtcgatcaaAGAAGGCATGAAGCCTGTCAAATTGGTCGGCCAAGTAGCACGGTCGGATCCCTTCCGTGATTGACCTAGTCAGTCATATTTTAACCCTAATTCATAATTTCGTCAATCTCAACCCTAAATAAGGTTTTGTACTAACCTGGAAAGGGATGGCTTGATTCTTTGCTTGGCTAGgcttagtctcgaccaataggaatCGAGATATCATGCTTGCGCCatggaaaaataattaaattttgtgtgttgacacaaaattgggTCAAATAAGCACATTTCCTATATTGACACAAAATTGAATGAaataagtaattttttttatgttaACACGAAATCGTTAAATTTGTTATTTTTATAAGTAGCATGGCGACTACCCAGTCCTGCTGGCATAGCTGTGATGCTCCTGATCAGATATCTTCATGCATATCTTAGTCATACACTTTAGTGAATCTATGTTGTTCAGCTGAGAATAACATGGATGTTAGGTAAGCTTTAAGAGGAACGCGTATAATTGGGGGATACGAATTCAAAAGTTTCTggtaaggggtgatttttggtatgtaaatactaaaataccctttaatattttctgttttcttctccttctctgccggctcctcttttagatttttattttctcaaTCATCGATTCCAACACGATTTCATCGTTGTTCCAAAAATTTGTTCGACGATtaatttattatataaatatgCCCTTGAAAGAAACCTAATCATCGATTTGGTTTAAAAGaattcgtttaggttagaatcaAAAATTGTGACTgaaaattttcagtttcagttaaTACCGGCATAGTTTTGGTATGAACACATGCCTTTTTACTATGCTGACACTgtttttagtatgaataccatgccgaaatTATCaattgccggcatgctcgatagaaatgtGTCAATGCCGATAGCCAAGTGAAAAAAACTCGAGTTTCTAATTTGCATCATGTGCCGGCCCAACAAGTTAAGCAATGTACCATGCCGGCACTATTACaggcatgctcgataatgaacttTCTGTGCCGGTAGTATACTTAAGGAGCATTCTTTATATTTAAAATGCAGACtacaatttcaaaatttggaGATATTGCGTATggcatggtgaaagtatgaacaccatgccgatttggtccctgccggcatggtattcatacttttactATGCCGGCACTGAGTTTTTCAGGAGTAACAATGACGAATTCaatgaaaagaaatcaaatttcaatacattaatacctatacatgagtaattggagcacttgtatgttcaacttgtttagttttcttggttggttcttcacctaaaccttcatgatcatatatatcttgatttaatgttgttgcatcaacaaattcaatgataatgatttataCTAATATATTAACTTAGCTAGTTATAATTAACTATTAAGCATGATTAGTTAGGGGTAGATTAGAAATTGTATAAATTAACCGGATAAGGGGTGACATTGTTTTACTATTTAAATCTCGTTTTTGTCTTTTTTCTATATCCCCCGATTGCGCGTTCTTTAACAGTTCAGCAGGGGAACAtagcactaaatttttttgacAATCAAGTATTGTGGAAAAAATTCCACACTGACCGTTATGCCCTTTTAGATCAAATTTTGGTAAAATGACTATTTTCCCCTGGTCCATGACTTGATGAATATGACCTTCCACTCCGAATacaaaatgaccattttgcccttgATGTGTAAATTACTATTTTACTACTGGTATGAAAATTCACCTGAAATGATTGTTTTACCCTTTGTcaaaaattcaccatcaacagGGATATAATTGAAGCGGATTTGGTGAAGTCTATTATGAATTGTTCGGTTCATCAATTCATACCAAATGGTGCGAActctagtttttttcttttttttttgctacgaAAAGAGCAGGGTGCTGACAGATTGAAGAACTTTAGACCAACTGGTAAAAATGAGAGGGTACCGTTTGCCAACCTCTATGGACATTTACTTGTACACTTAATACCCATGGATCTATAGAATGAGATCTTTGTTCCTCGTTGTATATCAAGGTCAATCTACCATTTATTCGAACTGTACAAGAACTAAACTCCAACAAGATAAGTATTGTAATTTCAAGATACGAGTTCACAAGATAAGTCTTGTAGGTTCTTTATAATTGAGATAAGACTATCTAGGTAAATTaactacttgtgatatttcaattatatagataaaCAATGTAATACGAAAGAGAAATAACACAAGTCTTcataatttttgttaacgaggaaaactataaTGTAGCAAAAAAACATCGGGAATTAATCCatcttgaacaccatattgtgtTAAACCATTATaaacactagcctattatcaTACTTTGGACCATAGTCATACTCATAGATCCTACAACGAACTCATAATCAAGTAAATAAAAACCTCGACCGTAAACATGATAATAAGATACTCAAGACTTATATTCAAACAAGaacaatcaaattcaacaaaacaAGCTCTGAAGTTATAAAATCTTTGTTCCTCATTGTAAATCAAAGTCAACCTAGCATTTATCCGATTGTACAAGAACCAAACTCCAACAAGAACAAATCTTGTAATTTCAAGATACGAGTTCACAAGAACATGTCTTGTAGGTTCTTTAAATACtcgtgatatttcaatcatatagatAAAACAATGTAATGCAGAAGAGAAATAACACAAGGTCATAatttttgttaacggggaaaactATAATGTAGTAAGAAAACATCGGGAACTAATTCATCTTGAACACCGTattgtattatttattttattattattatttttaacatTCAAAAGCAGTTTCCTTTCAATAATCCAATAACTGTCGTAGGATGAACCCACGGAGTTCCTGCGAAAACCTAATCTCACGACGGTcaaaatcgcgcggccaaattcAGAAATTCAGAAAGAGAGAAGACTTTTTTTCGTGGAAACTTTTTTCGTTGCAGAGAACTGTTTTCATAAACAATCTCTCATTTTAATGTTGATAATGAAGAGGTGTCCGGTCCTCTGTATTTGGGGTAGTGCAAGCATTTTTCCATGTTCTTCATAAAGTCACCAGGTATGCGTGATACTTTTTTTTGCTACATCCTTGAGTAGAGTAGACTACTATTTTTGATGTCCTCTAATCTCGTTTTGTTCTTCGTctcacaaaatcactaattttagcTTGCTTGATACTAAACAACTAAACCTTGAAATATATCAATAAACAAATGCGAAGTTAATTGAAAAGTGATTCTGTAACATAATACATAGTAAGTAATACACAATTGATACAAAGCTTTAAAAGAGATTTAGGACTCTACTAAATTACCAATTGTCCTAAACTCATTAATGGGAAGATCTCCCTATAATCACAAGATTTACGAGAGTTCTTCTTCGTCTACTCATCGTTTTCAATCATTCATGCAAAtcaattattaatattttatATTCTAACAACTTCAGTTCATCGTCAGTAAATTAATTATATCGGTACGTAGTCCTCATGAAATCACTGTTACGTCGTACGGTACCAAATTCATCGAACATATTCGTCGACAACTCAAttcgtttttttctcttttttttttacgtTCATTACAAGTCCGGAAAACATTCACGGAAATAGCTTCCTTGGTTATTAACGGAATAACTATTTTGTGGTGGTGGCAGGGCTTCAATTGCATGAGGAGAAGATGGCATTTCAGTTAATTCTGAGGCGAGCAATCTATCCACGGATTTCCAATCGACGAACTGCGTTCCATAATTGTTCCTTTCATCGTCGTAACCCACATTGGTACTATTATTACCATCAAATTCTGTTGTTGCTAAGCTTGTGGATATAGATGGACTTTCTAGTTGTGGGAGTTCCATGACTTGATTATCATCCAAGTTATAATATTGATGCTTACTCGAACCAAGCTGATCTTGATCACCACAACCAAAGTAATTATGGTGGAAATTGGCATTACCTTGTTGCTGCTGATAACTAGAATTATCTAATTGCATTGAGCTACTACTTGTAGCATTACTATCGAATGCTTGGTAGCCTGCACCTTGGTAGTTGGAATTTTGAGCAGCTGCCTTGAGGTAATAAGCATGATTCCAAGCCTCATATCCTTGTCTGTGGCTTGGAGTTGGTTTCTTGAATGCTCGGCAAACAACCCATCCTTCATCCTGTATTCATTCGTCGCAATAAAAATAGTTAGTTAAAATCCATAATTAGTAACTAAGAAATATGAGAGCATTTGATGACTTGCCTGAGGAGGTCCATGTTCAGATGTTTGGAGTCGATACTCATGCATGATCCAGTCACTTTTCTTTCCGTTAGGTGCCCGACCTTTATAAAAGACTAAGGTCTTTCTCATTCCTATAATCCTTTGCTTAGAAAGCACGGCTTTGTCTCTCCCAGTTGCCTTCCAAAATCCAGCTGTTGTGGCTCTATTAGTTCGTGTTCCTGTCGGATATTTCTTGTCTTTGTGACTGAAGAAGTACCATTCATTCTCTTCTTCGTAACCTAACTTGCACTTATCTGTAAAAAGTAAAAGAACCAAACATATATATTATAAATGCTCATGAAAAATAActtgagaaaagaaaagaaaaacctcGAAAAAGAAGTCATTGTAATACCTTGTATTTCCCATGGTTCTATTTTGTAAAGATCAACTTCAGTGATAACATCTAGATCAATCTTTTCGGAGTTAATCTTTCTCCTAAGATAGTAACCCACCAATTCTTCTTCTGTTGGATGGAATCTAAACCCTGGTGGCACAGCTGATGACTCCAACTCCATTTTTTTCTGCTTTGTTGGTATTGATCACACCCTGAAAAACATTACAAAAACAGTTACACTTATAATCTTCTCCCTACACTTTTTTTTTCATGCCACTTTTAAAACACGCGGTATAAAACTATGGGCGTATGTTTCTTTTATTGTCAGGAAACTTATAGTGTCCGGTAACTGGTCTTTCGTAAAGTATTTGAACTGTCTCTATCTCTTTTCttcagaaaag
This genomic stretch from Papaver somniferum cultivar HN1 chromosome 5, ASM357369v1, whole genome shotgun sequence harbors:
- the LOC113277981 gene encoding NAC domain-containing protein 30-like codes for the protein MELESSAVPPGFRFHPTEEELVGYYLRRKINSEKIDLDVITEVDLYKIEPWEIQDKCKLGYEEENEWYFFSHKDKKYPTGTRTNRATTAGFWKATGRDKAVLSKQRIIGMRKTLVFYKGRAPNGKKSDWIMHEYRLQTSEHGPPQDEGWVVCRAFKKPTPSHRQGYEAWNHAYYLKAAAQNSNYQGAGYQAFDSNATSSSSMQLDNSSYQQQQGNANFHHNYFGCGDQDQLGSSKHQYYNLDDNQVMELPQLESPSISTSLATTEFDGNNSTNVGYDDERNNYGTQFVDWKSVDRLLASELTEMPSSPHAIEALPPPQNSYSVNNQGSYFRECFPDL